A genomic region of Vitreimonas flagellata contains the following coding sequences:
- a CDS encoding response regulator transcription factor produces the protein MRVLLVEDDADMAASLKASLTADEHDVEIAGDGELGESMALNGGFDVIVLDRMLPKKIGTDVIKDLREQGLSTPVLMLSALHDEDHRVEGLEAGANDYLGKPYSTRELLARVKALWNGRDRDAQTRLQVGDLEMDLLARTVKRGGKKLDLQPREFRLLEYLMRNSGQTVTRKMLLENVWDYHFDPQTNVIDVHISRLRSKIDRDFGQSLLHTVRGSGYRLEA, from the coding sequence ATGCGGGTACTTCTCGTAGAAGACGACGCCGATATGGCGGCCAGCCTGAAGGCTTCGCTGACGGCCGATGAACATGATGTCGAAATCGCCGGCGACGGTGAACTCGGCGAGTCGATGGCGCTGAACGGCGGCTTCGACGTGATTGTGCTGGATCGCATGCTGCCGAAGAAAATCGGCACGGACGTGATCAAGGATCTGCGCGAACAAGGCTTGTCGACGCCGGTGCTGATGCTGTCGGCGTTGCATGACGAAGATCATCGTGTTGAAGGCCTTGAGGCTGGCGCCAATGATTATCTCGGCAAGCCGTATTCGACGCGCGAATTGCTGGCGCGCGTGAAGGCGCTCTGGAATGGCCGCGATCGCGATGCCCAAACGCGTTTGCAGGTCGGCGATCTCGAGATGGATTTGCTGGCGCGCACCGTGAAGCGTGGCGGCAAGAAGCTTGATCTTCAGCCGCGCGAGTTCCGCCTGCTTGAGTACCTCATGCGCAATTCCGGTCAGACGGTGACGCGCAAGATGCTGCTCGAAAACGTGTGGGATTATCATTTCGACCCGCAAACGAACGTGATCGACGTGCACATTTCGCGTTTGCGCTCGAAGATTGACCGCGATTTCGGGCAATCTCTGCTGCACACGGTGCGAGGTTCAGGTTATCGACTGGAGGCATGA
- a CDS encoding heme lyase CcmF/NrfE family subunit, with amino-acid sequence MIAEIGAFAAALTLALSLAQGALGLVSTGHNERGAAAAAIAQAAAFACALSFACLMYAFVTSDFSVSAVAANSHIDKPLIYKIAGTWGNHEGSMLLWCFVSALFGAILAMRRGEQSFGLWSRAIGVQGFVTAGALIYTLFLSNPFARLDPAPMQGSGLNPLLQDPALAAHPPLLYLGYVGLSVPFSLAIAALIEGRVDQAWAKALRPWTLAAWTFLTLGIGLGSYWAYYELGWGGWWFWDPVENASFMPWLIACALVHSAIVTERRGSIASWTILLAIMGFGLALLGTFLVRSGVLTSVHAFAVDPRRGIAVLVLLAIALGIGFTLYAWRAPKLAQPSGFAAVSRESMLVWNNFGLAVAAGVVLIGTLYPLLVEAMGGGLISVGPPFFNLTVAPLLGALFLLLPFGPMLSWRVGDFRESAKKLAPAAILAMLTLVGALVFASGRAIPAIGLALGVWLIAGGLIYLWTRVQRGEGQALRKLALLPLAVWSMSIAHVGAGVLTLGAIAETAFRKEQAAVLNPGESVDFIGRRVTLLEVGEIEGANYAATRANFRVERPGEVQRMSAERRFYPTSPMPTSEVGILSGLDGDLYVALGDAGRDNSGWTVRLYYNPLVHLIFIGVTMMGIGGALSLLALARRRKLMPS; translated from the coding sequence ATGATCGCTGAGATTGGCGCATTCGCGGCGGCGCTGACGCTGGCGCTGAGCCTGGCGCAAGGCGCGCTGGGGCTGGTCTCGACCGGCCACAATGAACGCGGGGCTGCTGCGGCGGCGATCGCGCAAGCGGCCGCGTTCGCGTGCGCGCTGTCGTTTGCGTGCCTGATGTATGCGTTCGTGACGTCAGACTTTTCCGTCAGCGCCGTCGCCGCGAATTCGCACATCGATAAGCCGCTGATCTACAAAATCGCCGGCACCTGGGGAAACCACGAGGGCTCGATGCTCCTGTGGTGTTTCGTCTCCGCCTTGTTCGGCGCGATCCTGGCGATGCGCCGCGGCGAGCAGAGCTTTGGGCTTTGGTCGCGCGCGATTGGCGTGCAGGGCTTCGTCACCGCTGGCGCGCTCATCTACACGCTCTTCCTCTCAAACCCGTTCGCGCGGCTTGATCCGGCGCCCATGCAGGGCAGCGGGCTTAATCCGCTGCTGCAAGACCCCGCGCTCGCGGCGCACCCGCCACTTTTGTATCTCGGCTATGTCGGTTTGAGCGTGCCGTTCTCGCTGGCGATCGCGGCGTTGATTGAAGGCCGCGTGGATCAAGCCTGGGCGAAAGCGTTGCGCCCGTGGACGCTTGCGGCGTGGACGTTTCTGACGCTTGGCATCGGCTTGGGTTCGTACTGGGCCTATTATGAACTCGGCTGGGGCGGTTGGTGGTTCTGGGATCCCGTTGAGAACGCGAGCTTCATGCCGTGGCTCATCGCCTGCGCCTTAGTGCACTCCGCAATCGTGACCGAGCGCCGTGGTTCGATCGCGAGTTGGACGATCCTCCTTGCGATCATGGGCTTTGGCTTGGCGTTGCTCGGCACATTCCTCGTGCGCTCTGGCGTGCTGACCTCCGTGCACGCATTCGCCGTCGATCCGCGTCGCGGCATTGCCGTGCTCGTGTTGTTGGCGATCGCGCTGGGCATTGGATTCACGCTCTACGCCTGGCGCGCGCCGAAATTGGCGCAGCCCTCGGGTTTTGCGGCCGTGAGCCGCGAGAGCATGCTGGTTTGGAATAATTTCGGCCTCGCGGTGGCGGCGGGCGTGGTGCTGATTGGCACGCTTTATCCGCTGCTTGTGGAAGCAATGGGCGGCGGGCTGATCTCGGTCGGTCCGCCCTTCTTCAACTTGACGGTCGCGCCATTGCTCGGCGCATTGTTCTTACTGCTCCCGTTCGGGCCGATGCTGTCGTGGCGCGTTGGTGATTTCCGCGAGTCTGCAAAGAAGCTCGCGCCAGCGGCGATCCTTGCGATGCTCACGCTTGTCGGTGCGCTCGTGTTCGCGAGCGGTCGCGCCATTCCGGCTATTGGGTTGGCGCTCGGTGTGTGGCTGATCGCCGGTGGCTTGATCTATCTCTGGACGCGCGTGCAACGCGGCGAAGGGCAGGCGCTGCGCAAGCTGGCGCTGCTGCCGCTCGCCGTGTGGTCCATGAGCATCGCGCATGTTGGTGCGGGCGTACTCACGCTTGGCGCGATTGCAGAGACAGCGTTTCGCAAGGAGCAGGCGGCTGTGCTCAATCCGGGCGAGAGCGTGGATTTTATCGGCCGGCGCGTGACGCTTCTCGAAGTAGGTGAAATCGAGGGCGCGAACTATGCCGCCACGCGCGCGAATTTCCGCGTCGAACGCCCCGGCGAAGTGCAACGCATGTCAGCCGAGCGGCGCTTCTATCCGACCTCGCCGATGCCAACGTCGGAAGTCGGCATCCTAAGCGGCCTCGATGGCGATCTCTATGTGGCGCTCGGCGATGCAGGACGCGACAATTCCGGCTGGACGGTGCGGCTCTACTATAACCCGCTTGTGCATCTCATCTTCATTGGCGTGACCATGATGGGGATCGGCGGCGCGTTGAGCTTGCTCGCCTTGGCGCGGCGAAGGAAACTGATGCCGTCATGA
- a CDS encoding RNA polymerase sigma factor — protein sequence MIDPDAELVRNAGAGDARAAEALVRRHLPRMVGLARRMLNDGAEAEDVAQEVFLRVWREAPRWKPGAAKFETWMHRVALNLCYDRLRRKREKSDPDAGLYVADNKPMASDLWLARQRETKVHAALADLPERQRAALVLVHFQELSNIAAAEMLEISVEALESLLARGRRALKAALADVAADLIGDADGVSRM from the coding sequence ATGATCGATCCGGACGCAGAACTCGTCCGGAACGCGGGGGCTGGAGACGCCCGGGCCGCGGAAGCGCTCGTGCGCCGTCATTTGCCGAGAATGGTTGGCCTTGCGCGGCGCATGTTGAACGACGGCGCCGAGGCCGAGGATGTGGCGCAAGAAGTTTTCTTGCGCGTGTGGCGCGAAGCGCCGCGCTGGAAGCCGGGTGCGGCAAAATTCGAAACTTGGATGCACCGCGTAGCACTCAATCTTTGCTACGATCGCTTGCGTCGCAAACGCGAAAAATCCGATCCGGACGCCGGACTCTACGTAGCCGACAATAAGCCGATGGCGAGCGATCTGTGGCTGGCGCGGCAGCGCGAAACCAAGGTGCATGCGGCCCTCGCGGATCTGCCGGAGCGGCAGCGCGCAGCGCTCGTGCTGGTGCATTTTCAGGAACTCAGCAACATTGCGGCGGCGGAAATGCTGGAGATCAGCGTTGAAGCTCTTGAATCGCTTCTGGCGCGCGGGCGACGCGCGCTGAAGGCGGCTCTGGCGGACGTCGCGGCGGATTTGATTGGCGACGCGGATGGCGTCTCGCGGATGTGA
- a CDS encoding Do family serine endopeptidase, whose product MIEAGTVKFLRRTLIAGGSTLALFAGFAAAPMVFSNGANAQEINPTAIAPPNGAPMSFADLIERVRPAVVSISVRQRPDAATGPQVEGLPPGFEEFFRGRPGRPGGPAPTALGSGFFIDQSGVIVTNHHVIEGAEEITIRTSDGRDIQADIVGSDEATDIAVLRVRGGGRFPYVTFDDARHVRVGDWVVAVGNPFGLDGTATAGIVSAMGRRDAGSSAYVDYMQIDAPINRGNSGGPTFDLAGNVIGVNSAIFSPTGGNVGIGFAIPAQTANSIVQQILQNGRVSRGWIGVSIQPLDEDIARSLGLDEPRGALIASVVPDGPAARAGLQQGDVILTFNGQRIEDSRDLTQRVGATAIGNNSRVEILRGGNRRTLNLRLQERPSEQTLAAANPAPNATPPETPDGAPGVAQSSLGLSVRPATSEDRTRYELGANEAGLVVTAVEPDSDAASKGIRVGDIILQAGGRSVRTAAELSTAVDAARRASRPLLLQVDGRAGRRFIAAEVAE is encoded by the coding sequence ATGATTGAAGCAGGTACCGTGAAGTTTCTCCGCCGCACACTGATCGCCGGCGGGAGCACTCTTGCTCTTTTCGCGGGCTTCGCCGCCGCGCCGATGGTTTTCTCCAACGGCGCCAACGCCCAAGAGATAAATCCCACCGCCATCGCCCCGCCCAACGGCGCGCCGATGAGCTTCGCCGACCTGATCGAACGCGTGCGCCCGGCGGTCGTCTCTATTTCCGTGCGCCAGCGCCCGGACGCCGCGACCGGCCCGCAGGTAGAAGGCCTGCCGCCGGGCTTTGAGGAATTCTTCCGTGGCCGGCCGGGTCGTCCGGGCGGCCCCGCGCCGACCGCGCTCGGCTCCGGTTTCTTCATCGACCAGAGCGGCGTAATCGTCACCAACCACCACGTCATCGAGGGCGCGGAAGAGATCACCATCCGCACCAGCGACGGCCGCGACATCCAGGCCGATATTGTCGGCTCCGACGAAGCCACCGACATCGCCGTGCTGCGCGTGCGCGGCGGCGGGCGCTTCCCGTATGTGACCTTCGACGACGCGCGCCATGTACGCGTGGGCGATTGGGTCGTCGCTGTCGGCAATCCATTCGGCCTCGATGGCACGGCCACGGCCGGTATCGTCTCGGCGATGGGCCGTCGCGACGCGGGTTCGTCCGCCTATGTCGATTACATGCAGATCGACGCGCCGATTAACCGGGGCAATTCGGGCGGCCCGACCTTCGATCTTGCCGGCAACGTCATCGGCGTGAACAGCGCGATCTTTTCACCGACGGGCGGCAACGTTGGGATTGGCTTTGCCATTCCGGCGCAAACCGCCAACAGCATCGTCCAGCAAATTCTGCAGAACGGCCGCGTCTCGCGCGGCTGGATCGGCGTCTCGATCCAACCGCTCGATGAAGACATCGCCCGCAGCCTCGGTCTCGACGAGCCGCGCGGCGCGCTGATCGCAAGCGTGGTGCCGGATGGCCCGGCGGCGCGCGCTGGCTTGCAGCAAGGCGACGTGATCCTGACCTTCAATGGTCAGCGCATCGAGGATAGCCGCGACCTCACACAACGCGTGGGCGCCACGGCCATCGGCAACAATTCGCGCGTAGAAATTCTGCGCGGCGGCAATCGTCGTACGCTGAATCTGCGTCTGCAGGAACGCCCATCCGAGCAAACGCTCGCCGCGGCAAACCCTGCGCCGAACGCGACACCGCCTGAAACGCCGGATGGCGCGCCAGGTGTGGCGCAAAGCTCGTTGGGTCTCTCTGTGCGCCCGGCGACCTCAGAAGATCGTACGCGCTATGAACTTGGCGCGAACGAAGCAGGCCTCGTCGTCACCGCTGTCGAGCCGGACAGTGATGCCGCGAGCAAGGGCATCCGCGTCGGGGATATCATTCTGCAGGCCGGTGGCCGCAGCGTGCGCACCGCTGCGGAGCTCTCCACTGCCGTCGACGCGGCGCGTCGCGCGAGCCGTCCGCTGCTCTTGCAGGTGGATGGTCGTGCGGGTCGTCGCTTCATCGCGGCGGAAGTCGCCGAGTAA
- a CDS encoding sensor histidine kinase — protein MRPSLALLRTTTFRLALVQAGIVLLFVVALLIYLYVATIGQLNADSDVLAEQEYAALESAYGEGGMRRLNQEVVERAARQGPLLYVLAESNGTVITGDFPQLPTVPVGEAIEQVDFSFERTDEGGGGERGRARGQVGRLLNGPILLVARDLGDTALIAGRITRALWTVAALGLISSLAIGLIGAWLASRRVEALTNTTRDVMAGDLTRRAPVRGDDDEWDELGHAINAMLDRLERLMHISRTAGDAIAHDLRSPLTRFRHRLESALDAEPDTDADREALRKALEEADRLLDMFAAVLKLARVESNPDWRFQRIDATEQLRELVDFYEPAAEEQGRTLRGEVADGLVLNGEPGLFAQAVSNLIENALKYTPEGGRIEIRAVRRQDGRIEITVSDDGPGIPLADRERVLERFVRLESARSTPGAGLGLSLVAAVARLHRGGLHLRDGLGDDNHRGLGAALVLPAIDAAAAR, from the coding sequence ATGAGGCCAAGCCTCGCGCTTCTCCGGACCACGACCTTCCGGCTTGCCCTGGTGCAAGCCGGCATCGTGCTGCTGTTCGTGGTAGCGCTGCTGATTTACCTCTATGTGGCGACCATTGGTCAGCTCAACGCTGACTCTGATGTACTCGCCGAACAGGAATATGCAGCGCTTGAGAGCGCGTACGGCGAAGGCGGCATGCGCCGCTTGAACCAGGAAGTGGTGGAGCGCGCTGCCCGCCAGGGGCCGCTGCTCTACGTGCTGGCCGAAAGCAACGGCACGGTCATCACCGGCGACTTTCCGCAGCTTCCCACCGTGCCCGTGGGCGAAGCGATCGAACAGGTCGATTTCAGTTTCGAGCGCACCGATGAAGGCGGTGGCGGGGAGCGCGGTCGCGCGCGCGGGCAAGTGGGCCGTTTGCTCAACGGGCCGATCCTGCTCGTGGCGCGCGATCTCGGCGACACCGCGCTGATCGCGGGGCGGATCACGCGCGCGCTGTGGACGGTGGCGGCGCTTGGTCTGATTTCATCGCTGGCGATCGGCCTCATCGGCGCTTGGCTCGCGTCGCGCCGTGTCGAAGCGCTCACGAATACGACGCGGGACGTCATGGCCGGCGATCTCACGCGTCGCGCGCCGGTGCGCGGCGATGACGACGAATGGGATGAACTAGGGCACGCGATCAACGCCATGCTCGATCGGCTTGAGCGCTTGATGCATATCTCGCGCACGGCCGGCGATGCGATCGCGCACGATCTGCGTTCGCCGTTGACCCGCTTCCGCCATCGCCTCGAATCCGCGCTCGACGCTGAACCGGACACCGATGCCGATCGCGAAGCCTTGCGCAAAGCGTTGGAAGAGGCCGATCGCTTGCTCGATATGTTCGCGGCGGTGTTGAAGCTGGCGCGCGTGGAATCCAACCCGGATTGGCGCTTCCAGCGGATCGACGCGACCGAGCAATTGCGCGAGCTTGTCGACTTCTATGAGCCCGCCGCTGAGGAGCAAGGTCGCACCCTGCGTGGTGAGGTCGCGGACGGTTTGGTGCTGAATGGTGAACCGGGGCTCTTTGCGCAGGCGGTGTCGAATTTGATCGAGAATGCACTCAAATATACGCCAGAAGGCGGGCGAATCGAAATTCGCGCCGTGCGCCGCCAGGATGGCCGCATAGAGATCACGGTGTCGGATGACGGCCCAGGCATTCCGCTAGCGGATCGCGAGCGCGTGCTGGAGCGCTTCGTGCGGCTCGAAAGTGCGCGCTCCACGCCGGGCGCGGGCCTTGGCTTGAGCCTTGTCGCGGCAGTTGCGCGTCTGCATCGCGGCGGTCTGCATCTGCGCGATGGCCTGGGCGACGACAATCATCGCGGTCTAGGCGCAGCGCTCGTGCTGCCGGCCATCGACGCAGCGGCGGCGCGCTGA
- a CDS encoding bifunctional [glutamine synthetase] adenylyltransferase/[glutamine synthetase]-adenylyl-L-tyrosine phosphorylase, with protein MRSVSPALANIAPPTPFADTPWAQAAASAAQNAPYLRRIMERRPDLLEGADAEWAERLLREALAQAHEIALAPPPIEDAMRILRRAKDAVHLATALADLSRTWPLMRVTGAITDFADAALRAALAVAGRESEQRGDLTLSSFDGDEGPVPGLILVAMGKMGAGELNYSSDIDFSVFFDAELLRTTNAREPRVAAVRLVAPLVRTLEEVTVDGYVFRTDLRLRPDPGSTPVAVSVASAEHYYQNLGQNWERAAFIKARAAAGDRKSGRDFLASLEPFIWRKHLDFAAVEDVHSIKRQILSAHKSAELGEPVFDVKLGRGGIRDIELFAQTQQLILGGRNRKLRAQGTLAALDALVEAGAIAPSARDALHEAYIFYREIEHRIQMLEDAQTHHVPRDEDARARVAALAGFETLAAFEMALVERRKIVSDIDHQLFGRGESLADPMGSLIFTGVEDHPETLKTIEKLGFKRPDYVSQTIRGWHHGRIRAMRSERAREVLTRLTPRLLRALAASGDPDQTFARFETFFSGLIAGVQVLSLLEARPSFLDLLARILTLAPRLAEALARRPALLDALIEPRFAIPLAQDEPGALARQLQDRLHDADSFEAKLNAARRFQREEAFRIGVQVLENIANAQDAGAAYADLAEACVRAMADAALSEVERMYGPQPGAFVVLALGKFGGRELAEGSDLDIMLVYDAPQESGDAKLTAGEFYARLTQRLISALSAPTEEGSLYEIDTKLRPSGSKGPVAVRFSSFERYYAEEAWTWELQALTRLRVVAGDDALATRVVTATQNTLAQERDAAKVRADVANMRGLMERERAGRSVWDLKLAPGGFVDIEFIAQALQLTHAALHREVLAANTGDALIGLAKAGVLSDKAYKDLIDSWRLWSDLQQVLRICVSGEFEAEVAPRLMTIVGVNDLNALEDAIRTTQAAVRAVFVQIVGPLGDGSQPLSR; from the coding sequence ATGCGTTCGGTGTCACCCGCTCTGGCGAACATCGCGCCGCCCACGCCATTCGCCGATACACCTTGGGCGCAAGCGGCGGCATCCGCTGCGCAAAATGCGCCCTATCTGCGCCGCATCATGGAGCGCCGCCCGGACTTGCTTGAAGGCGCCGATGCGGAATGGGCCGAACGCTTGCTTCGCGAAGCGCTTGCACAGGCGCATGAGATTGCGCTGGCGCCGCCACCGATCGAAGACGCAATGCGCATCCTGCGCCGCGCCAAGGATGCCGTGCACCTGGCGACGGCGCTCGCTGATCTCTCGCGCACGTGGCCGCTCATGCGAGTCACGGGCGCCATTACCGATTTCGCCGACGCCGCTTTGCGCGCGGCGCTCGCTGTGGCCGGTCGCGAAAGCGAGCAACGCGGCGACCTCACGCTCTCCAGCTTTGACGGCGACGAAGGCCCTGTGCCGGGGCTCATTCTTGTTGCGATGGGCAAGATGGGGGCGGGCGAGCTCAATTATTCAAGCGACATCGATTTTTCCGTTTTCTTCGATGCCGAATTGCTCCGCACCACCAATGCGCGCGAGCCACGCGTCGCGGCGGTGCGCTTGGTTGCGCCGCTGGTGCGCACGCTGGAGGAGGTGACGGTCGATGGTTACGTTTTCCGCACTGACCTACGCTTGCGGCCTGATCCGGGCTCAACGCCTGTCGCGGTGTCGGTCGCGTCCGCCGAACACTATTACCAGAATCTCGGACAAAACTGGGAGCGCGCGGCGTTCATCAAAGCGCGCGCCGCGGCTGGTGATCGCAAGTCCGGTCGCGATTTCCTTGCCTCGCTGGAGCCCTTCATCTGGCGCAAGCATCTGGATTTCGCCGCTGTCGAGGACGTCCATTCGATCAAGCGCCAGATCCTATCCGCGCATAAAAGCGCCGAGCTCGGCGAGCCGGTGTTCGATGTGAAGCTCGGGCGCGGCGGCATTCGTGACATCGAATTGTTCGCGCAGACACAGCAGCTCATTCTCGGCGGTCGCAATCGTAAACTCCGCGCGCAAGGCACGCTTGCGGCGCTGGATGCCTTAGTGGAGGCTGGGGCGATTGCACCTTCGGCGCGCGACGCGTTGCACGAGGCCTATATCTTCTATCGAGAGATCGAGCATCGCATCCAGATGCTGGAGGATGCGCAGACACATCACGTCCCACGTGATGAAGACGCGCGCGCGCGCGTGGCGGCTCTGGCGGGCTTCGAAACACTGGCCGCGTTCGAGATGGCATTGGTCGAGCGGCGCAAGATCGTCTCCGACATCGACCATCAATTGTTCGGCCGCGGCGAGAGCCTCGCCGATCCGATGGGCAGCCTCATCTTCACGGGCGTCGAGGATCATCCCGAAACGCTGAAGACGATTGAGAAGCTCGGCTTTAAGCGCCCCGATTATGTGAGCCAAACCATCCGTGGCTGGCACCACGGCCGCATCCGCGCGATGCGCTCGGAACGCGCGCGTGAGGTGTTGACGCGTCTCACGCCGCGCTTGTTGCGTGCGTTGGCCGCGTCCGGCGATCCAGATCAAACCTTCGCGCGGTTCGAGACCTTCTTCTCCGGGCTCATCGCCGGCGTCCAGGTGCTCTCTCTGCTGGAAGCGCGGCCGTCCTTCCTTGATCTGTTGGCGCGCATTCTCACGCTCGCGCCGCGTTTGGCGGAAGCGTTGGCGCGGCGCCCGGCTTTGCTCGATGCGCTGATCGAACCGCGTTTCGCAATTCCCTTGGCCCAGGACGAACCGGGCGCGCTGGCACGGCAGCTGCAGGATCGTTTGCACGACGCGGACAGTTTCGAGGCCAAGCTGAATGCCGCGCGTCGCTTCCAGCGCGAGGAGGCGTTCCGTATCGGTGTGCAGGTGCTGGAGAACATCGCCAACGCTCAGGATGCCGGTGCGGCTTACGCCGATCTGGCTGAGGCGTGCGTACGCGCGATGGCCGATGCGGCATTGAGCGAGGTGGAGCGCATGTACGGGCCGCAGCCGGGCGCGTTCGTTGTGCTGGCGCTTGGCAAGTTCGGTGGTCGCGAACTTGCCGAAGGCTCCGATCTCGACATCATGCTCGTCTATGATGCGCCGCAGGAGTCCGGCGACGCGAAGCTTACCGCCGGTGAGTTCTATGCGCGTCTCACGCAGCGCCTGATCAGCGCGCTGTCGGCGCCAACGGAAGAAGGTTCGCTCTACGAGATCGACACCAAGCTGCGCCCATCGGGATCGAAGGGCCCGGTGGCTGTGCGCTTCTCTTCGTTTGAGCGCTACTACGCAGAAGAGGCGTGGACCTGGGAATTGCAGGCGTTGACGCGACTGCGTGTCGTGGCCGGCGACGATGCGCTCGCCACGCGCGTGGTTACGGCGACGCAGAACACGCTGGCGCAAGAGCGGGATGCGGCCAAGGTGCGCGCCGATGTCGCCAATATGCGTGGATTGATGGAGCGCGAGCGCGCCGGGCGCAGCGTGTGGGATTTGAAGCTCGCTCCCGGCGGCTTCGTCGATATCGAGTTCATCGCCCAAGCGCTGCAACTCACGCACGCCGCCTTGCATCGTGAGGTGCTGGCCGCGAACACGGGTGATGCGCTGATCGGCTTGGCTAAGGCCGGCGTGCTTTCGGACAAAGCCTACAAAGACTTGATCGATTCCTGGCGGCTGTGGAGCGATTTACAGCAGGTGCTGCGCATCTGCGTCTCGGGCGAGTTCGAGGCAGAAGTCGCGCCGCGGCTCATGACAATCGTGGGCGTTAACGACCTCAATGCCTTGGAAGATGCCATTCGCACCACCCAGGCTGCGGTGCGTGCCGTCTTTGTGCAGATCGTGGGGCCGCTGGGCGACGGAAGCCAGCCGCTCAGCCGTTAG
- the ccmE gene encoding cytochrome c maturation protein CcmE, which produces MRRRDQRLMMIAAAGALLVGAMTLTFVGLRDSVTFFVAPSELAERAQPGQRVRLGGLVVEGTVRRAPDGANMFTVTDGGAAVEVRYDGILPDLFREGQGVVAEGTWSPGQPFEAERVLAKHDETYMPREVAEALKERGEWKGDTPQ; this is translated from the coding sequence ATGCGCCGTCGTGATCAACGCTTGATGATGATCGCCGCCGCAGGCGCTCTGCTGGTCGGCGCGATGACGCTGACGTTTGTGGGTTTGCGGGACTCTGTGACGTTCTTCGTAGCCCCCTCAGAGCTGGCGGAGCGCGCGCAGCCGGGCCAGCGCGTGCGCTTGGGTGGCTTAGTGGTGGAAGGCACGGTGCGCCGGGCGCCGGACGGAGCGAATATGTTCACCGTCACCGATGGCGGCGCCGCCGTTGAGGTGCGTTACGATGGCATCCTTCCTGATCTATTCCGCGAAGGCCAAGGCGTGGTTGCGGAAGGCACTTGGTCGCCGGGGCAGCCCTTCGAAGCCGAGCGTGTGCTGGCCAAGCACGACGAAACCTATATGCCGCGCGAAGTCGCCGAAGCGCTGAAAGAGCGCGGCGAGTGGAAAGGCGACACGCCGCAATGA
- a CDS encoding EF-hand domain-containing protein codes for MQVKYVLLAIGLTASPAYAQAGGMAERLSALDLNRDGSITRAEAREARLAAFTRADANNDGYLSEAERNAGGNNGMRQGLGAADTNNDGRVGRDEALAAPYRGFDRLDANNDGVISSQEMQAVRRFGG; via the coding sequence ATGCAGGTAAAGTACGTGCTCTTGGCCATCGGGCTCACGGCGAGCCCGGCCTATGCGCAAGCGGGCGGCATGGCCGAACGGCTATCGGCGCTTGATCTTAACCGCGACGGCTCGATCACGCGCGCGGAGGCGCGTGAGGCGCGTCTTGCGGCTTTCACACGGGCCGACGCTAACAACGATGGCTATCTCAGCGAGGCGGAACGTAACGCGGGCGGCAACAATGGGATGCGCCAAGGTTTGGGCGCCGCTGATACGAATAACGACGGTCGCGTCGGCCGCGACGAGGCGCTTGCCGCGCCCTATCGCGGCTTCGATCGACTCGATGCCAACAATGATGGCGTGATCAGCAGCCAGGAAATGCAGGCGGTGCGGCGCTTCGGCGGCTGA
- a CDS encoding cytochrome c-type biogenesis protein, producing MSFAAILFAIAAPVVLGNPAQEARAHALEMEIRCVQCQNEPIAQSTSEIAADMRTLVRERVAAGDSDSEIRAFFRERYGDFVLFRPPVDARTWALWGAPILLLLIGLWAIFSTRSRAQPDAAVLTPEEGER from the coding sequence ATGAGCTTCGCGGCCATCCTTTTTGCCATCGCTGCGCCTGTCGTTCTGGGGAACCCGGCGCAAGAGGCGCGGGCGCATGCGCTCGAAATGGAGATCCGCTGCGTCCAGTGTCAGAACGAGCCGATCGCGCAATCCACGTCCGAGATCGCCGCCGACATGCGTACGCTGGTGCGTGAGCGCGTCGCTGCTGGGGATAGCGACAGCGAAATCCGCGCATTCTTCCGTGAGCGCTACGGTGACTTTGTCCTCTTCCGCCCGCCTGTGGACGCGCGCACCTGGGCGCTTTGGGGGGCGCCGATCCTCCTTTTGCTCATCGGCCTGTGGGCAATTTTCTCGACCCGGAGCCGCGCGCAGCCAGACGCCGCGGTGCTGACGCCCGAAGAGGGTGAACGGTAA